The following are encoded in a window of Haloarcula halophila genomic DNA:
- a CDS encoding 4a-hydroxytetrahydrobiopterin dehydratase has protein sequence MADLLSDDEIEQRLPEGWNREGDEIVRAFEFDGYLDASGFLGAAAGLAEDAWHHPEMTITWGEVEVRLTTHDAGGITQKDIDLAERFDGIYD, from the coding sequence ATGGCAGACCTGCTTTCCGACGACGAGATCGAACAGCGACTCCCCGAGGGCTGGAACCGGGAGGGAGACGAGATCGTCCGTGCCTTCGAGTTCGACGGCTACCTGGACGCGTCGGGGTTTCTCGGCGCCGCTGCGGGACTGGCCGAAGACGCCTGGCACCACCCCGAGATGACGATCACGTGGGGCGAAGTGGAGGTCCGACTGACCACCCACGACGCCGGTGGGATCACCCAGAAGGATATCGACCTCGCCGAACGGTTCGACGGCATCTACGACTGA
- a CDS encoding HAD family hydrolase, giving the protein MTTDHYDFWLFDLDGTLVDIEPSYPTAVMSEVGDRLGVGFSEEEARVLWYGIGGARDEFLARREVDPERFWETFHEVENPTDRANATYLYDDAERFLASCEVPVGLVTHCQDYLTGPVLAELNIADWFDTVVCCDDDIGWKPDPTPVERAMRDLGLVDGTGRPMTDGGTEPAGALVGDDPDDIGAARNAGLDGIHVQRRPPAVDGRCVWGDRRVDSLLDLR; this is encoded by the coding sequence ATGACAACCGACCACTACGACTTCTGGCTGTTCGACCTCGACGGGACGCTCGTCGACATCGAGCCGTCGTACCCGACGGCGGTGATGAGCGAAGTCGGGGATCGCCTCGGCGTCGGGTTCTCCGAGGAGGAGGCCAGAGTCCTGTGGTACGGGATCGGCGGCGCACGCGACGAGTTCCTCGCCCGAAGGGAAGTCGATCCCGAGCGGTTCTGGGAGACGTTTCACGAGGTCGAGAACCCGACCGACCGGGCGAACGCGACGTATCTCTACGACGACGCCGAGCGGTTCCTGGCGTCGTGTGAGGTTCCGGTCGGACTGGTCACACACTGCCAGGACTACCTCACCGGCCCGGTCCTGGCGGAGTTGAACATCGCGGACTGGTTCGACACGGTGGTCTGCTGTGACGACGACATCGGCTGGAAGCCCGATCCGACGCCCGTCGAGCGGGCGATGCGGGACCTGGGGTTGGTCGACGGGACGGGGCGACCGATGACCGACGGCGGGACCGAACCCGCCGGTGCGCTCGTCGGCGACGACCCCGACGACATCGGTGCGGCGCGCAACGCCGGCCTGGACGGCATCCACGTCCAGCGCCGGCCACCGGCGGTCGATGGCCGCTGTGTCTGGGGCGATCGGCGGGTCGACTCGTTGCTCGACCTGCGCTGA
- the uppS gene encoding polyprenyl diphosphate synthase, whose amino-acid sequence MLDRVRTVGYAAYERLLRSEIGGAPDHVAVIMDGNRRYARKEGEETTEGHREGAQTTEQLLDWCDELGVREVTLYTFSTENFDRPAEQREFIFDLVEEKLRTFADADRVHDAGVCIRAIGEREMLPDRVLDAIDYAEAKTAGYDALNLNIALAYGGRAELLGAARDVARSVQAGELEPDDVDVDTVAESLYQGPTRDVDLIVRTGGDERTSNFLPWHANGNEAATFFCTPYWPEFRKIDFLRAIRTYQNRQESWRTTRARRALALVRAVGDRDVSQAMATLRRFRDALPSAEREQADEEYELAD is encoded by the coding sequence ATGCTGGACAGGGTGCGTACCGTCGGCTATGCGGCGTACGAACGGCTGTTGCGGTCGGAGATCGGTGGCGCACCTGATCACGTCGCTGTCATCATGGACGGCAACCGCCGCTACGCCCGCAAGGAGGGCGAGGAAACGACCGAAGGCCACCGGGAAGGCGCTCAGACCACCGAACAGCTGTTGGACTGGTGTGACGAACTGGGTGTCCGGGAGGTGACGCTGTACACCTTTTCGACGGAGAACTTCGACCGGCCGGCCGAACAACGGGAGTTCATCTTCGACCTCGTCGAGGAGAAACTCCGGACGTTCGCGGACGCGGATCGGGTCCACGACGCCGGAGTGTGCATTCGTGCGATCGGCGAGCGTGAGATGCTCCCGGACCGGGTCCTCGACGCCATCGACTACGCCGAAGCGAAAACGGCGGGGTACGACGCCCTCAACCTCAACATCGCCCTGGCCTACGGCGGCCGAGCGGAGCTTCTGGGGGCTGCTCGGGACGTGGCCCGTAGCGTCCAGGCCGGCGAACTCGAACCGGACGACGTGGACGTCGATACCGTCGCGGAGTCCCTCTATCAGGGGCCGACCCGAGACGTCGATCTGATCGTCCGGACCGGCGGCGACGAGCGGACGTCGAACTTCCTGCCCTGGCACGCCAACGGCAACGAGGCGGCGACGTTCTTCTGTACGCCCTACTGGCCGGAGTTCCGCAAGATCGACTTCCTCCGGGCGATCCGGACCTACCAGAACCGCCAGGAGTCCTGGCGGACGACCCGGGCCCGGCGCGCGCTCGCACTCGTTCGCGCAGTCGGTGACCGGGACGTGTCGCAGGCAATGGCGACGCTCCGCCGGTTCCGTGACGCGCTCCCGAGCGCCGAGCGCGAGCAGGCGGACGAGGAGTACGAACTCGCCGACTAG
- the hemA gene encoding glutamyl-tRNA reductase → MRDQHGVIVGVSVSHEHATVDQLETAAADSQRHAVETLLSRPGVEEALSLQTCNRTEGYVVAPSHEAGVSALELFTRDIDDDAAVVMDHEESLRHLLRVAAGLESIVLGEDQILGQLRTAYEEARGVGGIGPVLEDGITKAIHVGEQARSETRINEGVVSLASAAVRLVGSDRDLDGESALVVGAGEMGRLAAVALAEQVDHVIVANRTVPHAEHLADSINTDASAVALDALEAAVEEAAVVVSATGSNDKVFETAAFEDAGETAVVDIAQPRDVPAEAGDLESVTVYDLDALESVTEETRTQRREAAEAVERLVDEEFDHLLTQYKRKRADRVISTMYESAEQIKAAELNTALSAAAFDEDQREVVESMADAIVSQLLAAPTRSLRDAAEEDDWSTIHTALELFDPDFGGDDQSEPPEFVEEMNPDDIPEGMREEIPSAVLDELADD, encoded by the coding sequence GTGAGAGACCAGCACGGAGTCATCGTCGGCGTGAGCGTCTCGCACGAGCACGCGACCGTCGACCAACTAGAGACTGCGGCCGCGGACAGCCAGCGCCACGCGGTCGAGACGCTGCTGTCCCGGCCCGGTGTCGAGGAAGCGCTCTCGCTCCAGACGTGTAACCGGACGGAGGGCTACGTCGTCGCCCCGTCACACGAGGCCGGGGTGTCGGCCCTGGAGCTGTTCACACGCGATATCGACGACGACGCGGCCGTGGTGATGGACCACGAGGAGAGCCTTCGCCACCTCCTCCGCGTCGCTGCAGGGTTGGAGTCGATCGTCCTCGGCGAGGACCAGATCCTCGGCCAACTCAGGACCGCCTACGAGGAGGCCCGCGGTGTCGGCGGTATCGGACCGGTCCTGGAAGACGGGATCACGAAGGCGATCCACGTCGGCGAACAGGCCCGCTCGGAGACGCGGATCAACGAGGGGGTCGTCTCGCTGGCCTCAGCGGCGGTCCGACTCGTCGGCTCCGATCGGGATCTCGACGGTGAGAGCGCGCTCGTGGTCGGCGCCGGCGAGATGGGGCGGCTCGCAGCGGTCGCACTCGCCGAACAGGTCGACCACGTCATCGTCGCGAACAGGACCGTTCCACACGCGGAGCATCTGGCCGACTCGATCAACACCGACGCGAGCGCGGTCGCACTGGACGCCCTCGAAGCCGCCGTCGAAGAAGCGGCCGTCGTCGTCTCCGCGACGGGGAGCAACGACAAGGTCTTCGAGACGGCGGCGTTCGAGGACGCCGGCGAGACCGCCGTCGTCGACATCGCTCAACCCCGTGACGTTCCAGCCGAGGCCGGCGATCTGGAGTCGGTGACCGTCTACGATCTGGACGCGCTCGAATCGGTCACCGAGGAGACCCGGACACAGCGTCGCGAGGCCGCGGAGGCAGTCGAACGGCTCGTCGACGAGGAGTTCGACCACCTGCTGACCCAGTACAAGCGCAAGCGGGCCGACCGGGTCATCTCGACGATGTACGAGAGCGCCGAGCAGATCAAGGCCGCCGAACTCAACACCGCGCTCTCCGCGGCAGCGTTCGACGAGGACCAGCGCGAAGTCGTCGAGTCGATGGCCGACGCGATCGTCTCACAGTTGCTCGCCGCGCCGACCCGGAGTCTCAGAGACGCCGCCGAGGAAGACGACTGGTCGACGATCCACACCGCACTGGAACTGTTCGACCCGGATTTCGGCGGGGACGACCAGTCCGAACCGCCTGAATTCGTCGAGGAGATGAACCCCGACGACATCCCCGAGGGGATGCGCGAGGAGATCCCCAGCGCCGTCTTAGACGAACTCGCCGACGACTGA
- a CDS encoding cold-shock protein, translating to MATGTVDFFNDTGGYGFIETDDADEDVFFHMEDVGGPDLEEGQEVEFDIEQADKGPRATNLTRL from the coding sequence ATGGCGACCGGTACGGTTGACTTCTTCAACGACACTGGCGGTTACGGATTCATCGAAACTGACGACGCTGACGAAGACGTGTTCTTCCACATGGAAGACGTCGGCGGTCCTGACCTCGAAGAGGGACAGGAAGTCGAGTTCGACATCGAGCAGGCAGATAAGGGCCCTCGGGCAACCAATCTGACGCGCCTGTAA
- a CDS encoding Lrp/AsnC family transcriptional regulator, producing the protein MTADLESVDRAVLNAFQGGFPVVERPFEPAADALADHGIDVTAEELLDRVQRLDDDGVLTRFGALIDAEAIGGTATLVATHAPPERYDDHAELINDHPEVAHNYEREHPHLNMWFVLSVADEARVEAVLADIEAETGEETYNLPKQQEFHVGAKFPVEGPQTQAVDCSDAGPEVTPTDRRSLTAAELDLVLAIQDGLPITATPYADVAAEIGAETEWVVETIKRFDEEGKVRRVGAIPNHYALGYSENGMTVWDVPDDVVDEVGPAIAEFDFVTHCYERPRHEGVWPYNFFAMTHGRSEEESQQRIQQVHDRMSQYWDVGEDDWDTLFSTRILKKTGIRLDERARANTEAATEP; encoded by the coding sequence ATGACAGCGGACCTCGAATCAGTCGACCGCGCGGTCCTCAACGCCTTCCAGGGGGGGTTTCCTGTCGTCGAACGCCCCTTCGAGCCGGCCGCCGACGCGCTGGCCGACCACGGCATCGACGTTACCGCCGAGGAACTCCTCGATAGGGTACAGCGACTCGACGACGACGGGGTCCTCACCCGCTTTGGCGCACTCATCGACGCCGAGGCGATCGGCGGGACGGCGACGCTGGTGGCGACACACGCGCCGCCCGAGCGCTACGACGACCACGCGGAACTGATCAACGACCACCCGGAAGTCGCGCACAACTACGAGCGGGAACACCCGCATCTCAACATGTGGTTCGTCCTCTCGGTCGCCGACGAGGCCCGCGTCGAGGCGGTGCTGGCCGATATCGAGGCCGAGACCGGCGAGGAGACGTACAACCTCCCCAAACAACAGGAGTTCCACGTCGGCGCGAAGTTCCCCGTCGAGGGACCACAGACCCAGGCCGTCGACTGTTCGGACGCCGGCCCGGAGGTGACGCCGACCGATCGGCGGTCGCTGACGGCCGCGGAACTGGACCTCGTGTTGGCGATCCAGGACGGCCTGCCGATCACTGCGACGCCCTACGCCGACGTGGCCGCGGAGATCGGTGCCGAGACCGAGTGGGTCGTCGAGACGATCAAGCGGTTCGACGAGGAGGGGAAGGTCCGGCGGGTCGGCGCGATCCCGAACCACTACGCGCTGGGCTACAGCGAGAACGGGATGACCGTCTGGGACGTTCCCGACGACGTGGTCGACGAGGTCGGGCCGGCGATCGCCGAGTTCGACTTCGTCACGCACTGCTACGAGCGACCACGCCACGAGGGGGTCTGGCCGTACAACTTCTTCGCGATGACCCACGGACGCAGCGAGGAAGAGAGCCAGCAGCGCATCCAGCAGGTCCACGACCGGATGAGCCAGTACTGGGACGTCGGCGAGGACGACTGGGACACGCTGTTCTCGACGCGCATCCTCAAGAAGACGGGGATCAGACTGGACGAGCGGGCACGAGCCAACACCGAGGCCGCCACCGAACCGTGA
- a CDS encoding molybdopterin-binding protein: MAHSPEPDDDALTLETARREIGSYAVPVDRTDRIPLSVAVGRVLATDATAAEAVPEAGIDHESTVFERGHQVRPVDVGLLKAAGVNELLVYQRPQVGIVPTGDELVQRDAGRDERVETAGFTLSQYADRWGGKVTYRDPVADDRPALRMAVQRDLTRDVLVVTGTTPGDTLREVVADLGTVLTDELRLDPGHQTGLAIVEDRPVLLLPEEPVPAHVAAVQLLRPLLKSFAAAPLTAHPERRATLAEDVPVRGDAQSFVPVTVEDGTATPLAGTDLGTVTRADGWLTVPAGAEPPAAGETCRVENWDYLP; encoded by the coding sequence ATGGCCCATTCCCCGGAACCGGACGACGACGCGCTCACGCTGGAGACGGCACGACGAGAGATCGGTAGTTACGCCGTCCCGGTCGACCGGACCGATCGCATCCCGCTGTCGGTCGCCGTCGGACGGGTCCTGGCGACGGACGCGACGGCCGCCGAAGCAGTCCCGGAGGCCGGGATCGACCACGAATCGACGGTGTTCGAACGCGGTCACCAGGTTCGGCCCGTCGACGTCGGCCTGTTGAAGGCGGCCGGCGTCAACGAGTTGCTCGTCTATCAGCGGCCCCAGGTCGGGATCGTCCCGACCGGCGACGAACTCGTCCAGCGGGACGCTGGGCGGGACGAACGTGTCGAGACGGCCGGATTCACCCTCTCACAGTACGCCGACCGCTGGGGTGGGAAGGTGACCTACCGCGACCCCGTCGCCGACGACAGGCCGGCGCTCCGGATGGCCGTCCAGCGCGACCTCACGCGGGACGTTCTCGTGGTCACGGGGACGACGCCCGGTGACACTCTCCGGGAGGTCGTCGCCGATCTCGGGACAGTCCTGACCGACGAACTCCGTCTCGATCCCGGACACCAGACGGGGCTGGCGATCGTCGAGGACCGCCCGGTGCTGTTGCTCCCCGAGGAACCCGTCCCGGCTCACGTCGCCGCGGTCCAACTGTTGCGGCCGCTGCTCAAGAGCTTCGCCGCTGCCCCCTTGACAGCACATCCGGAACGCAGAGCGACCCTCGCCGAGGACGTCCCAGTCCGAGGTGACGCACAGTCTTTCGTTCCGGTCACCGTCGAGGACGGAACGGCGACGCCGCTGGCCGGAACTGATCTGGGAACGGTCACCCGTGCCGACGGGTGGCTCACGGTTCCTGCTGGGGCCGAGCCCCCGGCCGCTGGCGAGACCTGTCGGGTCGAGAACTGGGACTATCTCCCCTGA
- a CDS encoding DUF5778 family protein, translated as MADADTLDEDLYRRTKQLLEPGEIELNGTIVHTEYDGSDEIEMMQATIEVGERIAAAAGHDPADTFVYSGSDDPEFASNQHQGLTLDDESFVWECQQLLREGSFDLVFYYEASADHEGLLADLEDRGYEVSGVEG; from the coding sequence ATGGCTGACGCAGATACGCTCGACGAGGACCTCTACCGACGGACCAAGCAGTTACTCGAACCCGGCGAGATCGAACTCAACGGGACCATCGTCCACACGGAGTACGACGGCAGCGACGAGATCGAGATGATGCAGGCGACGATCGAGGTCGGCGAACGGATCGCCGCCGCAGCGGGACACGACCCCGCAGACACGTTCGTCTACTCGGGCAGCGACGACCCGGAGTTCGCGTCCAACCAGCACCAGGGGCTGACACTCGACGACGAGTCGTTCGTCTGGGAGTGCCAGCAACTCCTCCGTGAGGGATCGTTCGATCTGGTGTTTTATTACGAGGCCAGCGCCGACCACGAGGGCCTGCTGGCCGATCTCGAAGACCGTGGCTACGAAGTGAGCGGCGTCGAAGGCTGA
- a CDS encoding precorrin-2 dehydrogenase/sirohydrochlorin ferrochelatase family protein, translated as MIPLLHDFTDETVLVVGGGPVGARKARRFAAEATVVVVSPEFAEREFGDAQQVRAAPDADGIVAWVERTDPALVVAATDDSDLNDAAAAAAREAGALVNRADDHGERAVDDVAVPATVRDDPVTLAFATGGRAPALSKYLREEFEAQFGSAGAMATLVGDLRDDLQSQGVDPERRREIVRTVVRNRELWKALDRGEPNPDQVLADVIEDLPGETA; from the coding sequence GTGATTCCGCTCCTGCACGACTTCACCGACGAGACAGTCCTGGTCGTCGGCGGCGGGCCGGTCGGTGCACGGAAGGCCCGCCGGTTCGCGGCCGAGGCGACCGTCGTGGTCGTCAGTCCGGAGTTCGCCGAAAGGGAGTTCGGCGACGCCCAGCAGGTCCGTGCGGCGCCGGACGCGGACGGGATCGTGGCGTGGGTCGAACGGACCGACCCCGCACTCGTCGTCGCCGCGACGGACGATAGCGACCTCAACGACGCGGCCGCGGCCGCGGCACGCGAGGCCGGCGCGCTCGTCAACCGGGCGGACGACCACGGCGAGCGCGCGGTCGACGACGTGGCGGTGCCGGCGACTGTCAGGGACGACCCCGTCACGCTGGCGTTCGCCACCGGTGGTCGTGCCCCCGCGCTGTCGAAGTACCTCCGGGAGGAGTTCGAAGCCCAGTTCGGGTCGGCCGGGGCGATGGCCACGCTCGTCGGCGATCTGCGCGACGACCTCCAGTCCCAGGGGGTCGATCCCGAGCGCCGGCGTGAGATCGTCCGGACCGTTGTCAGAAACCGGGAGCTTTGGAAGGCTTTAGATAGGGGCGAACCCAATCCCGACCAAGTACTAGCAGACGTGATCGAGGATCTACCGGGTGAGACGGCGTGA
- a CDS encoding DUF92 domain-containing protein, with amino-acid sequence MTSTVRRAAGFALVGAFALIVPLATGIQSPAVATVVATGPFVLVAALVLTVVDPGSRLFELFARPGDYEDGKLHGLAAFSLAVAGLALLAVQFGMAAWVFVGTVFVVAFGNLGQRLVASVRSDQFVATGAFIVAGFLAGLAGHVAGARLQSAAVAPPVVVFLAATGALVAALLRSVLFERDDPLVLLTVGLLLWLLVVLDPSVATQRIGVALAVTAVLGYVSYALDTASLPGMLTGILLALLTIVLGGYGWFAMLVTFFGLGGLSSKYRYEEKLQRGIAEENEGARGSGNVLANSIVALVAVLATAASPSHIAVDPVLFLYAFAGAVAAAMTDTFSSEFGGLYDNPRLITTLRRVEPGTDGAVTWQGVVAGLVGAGIIAGIASALLAAVGTTGALVVVVCGLIGMTVDSLLGATVEGTIVGNQGVNMLATLAAAITGVVLALGGGLV; translated from the coding sequence GTGACTTCGACCGTACGGCGAGCGGCCGGGTTCGCGCTCGTCGGGGCGTTCGCACTGATCGTCCCGCTCGCGACGGGTATCCAGTCGCCCGCGGTGGCGACTGTCGTCGCTACCGGTCCGTTCGTCCTCGTCGCAGCCCTCGTCCTGACTGTCGTCGATCCGGGGTCCCGTCTCTTCGAACTGTTCGCTCGCCCGGGGGACTACGAGGACGGGAAGCTCCACGGGTTGGCCGCGTTCTCGCTCGCTGTCGCCGGGTTGGCGCTGCTTGCCGTCCAGTTCGGGATGGCCGCCTGGGTGTTCGTCGGGACCGTCTTCGTCGTCGCCTTCGGCAACCTCGGACAGCGACTCGTCGCCTCGGTCAGGAGCGACCAGTTCGTCGCCACGGGGGCGTTCATCGTCGCCGGGTTCCTCGCGGGCTTGGCCGGGCACGTCGCCGGTGCGCGGCTTCAGTCGGCAGCGGTAGCGCCTCCGGTCGTCGTGTTCCTGGCGGCGACCGGGGCGTTGGTGGCCGCGCTACTGCGGTCGGTCCTGTTCGAACGGGACGATCCGCTGGTGTTGCTCACCGTCGGACTCTTACTGTGGTTGCTCGTCGTGCTCGACCCATCGGTTGCGACACAGCGGATCGGCGTCGCACTGGCCGTGACGGCAGTGTTGGGATACGTCTCCTACGCGCTCGATACGGCCTCCCTCCCCGGGATGTTGACCGGTATCCTGCTCGCACTGCTGACGATCGTCCTCGGTGGCTACGGCTGGTTCGCGATGCTCGTGACGTTTTTCGGGCTCGGTGGGCTCTCCTCGAAGTACCGCTACGAGGAGAAACTCCAGCGGGGGATCGCCGAGGAAAACGAGGGTGCCAGGGGTAGCGGGAACGTCCTCGCGAACTCGATCGTCGCGCTCGTGGCCGTCCTGGCGACCGCCGCGAGCCCGTCCCATATCGCCGTCGACCCCGTGCTCTTCCTCTATGCCTTCGCCGGGGCGGTCGCCGCGGCGATGACCGACACCTTCTCCAGCGAGTTCGGCGGGCTCTACGACAACCCCCGGCTCATCACGACTCTCCGCCGGGTCGAACCAGGGACGGACGGCGCGGTCACCTGGCAGGGAGTTGTCGCCGGCCTGGTCGGTGCGGGAATCATCGCCGGCATCGCGTCGGCGCTGCTCGCTGCCGTCGGCACGACTGGTGCTCTCGTCGTCGTCGTCTGTGGGCTGATCGGGATGACCGTCGATAGCCTGCTCGGTGCGACTGTCGAGGGCACTATCGTCGGCAACCAGGGCGTCAACATGTTGGCCACGCTGGCAGCGGCGATCACCGGTGTCGTCCTGGCGCTCGGTGGCGGCCTCGTATGA
- a CDS encoding undecaprenyl diphosphate synthase family protein — MGLYDRYLATRVRMSDAALPDRVALVITERDLLTDGAYTTVERFLDWAVRYGAETIVVYVSVLDEEVVPTLRQELSAIRAPKTVAVRGPDDERQADAPIQISIGLGGQSEFATAVAKLAEDVADGELTPAEIDEDAVEEQLVFPTDPDLVIKTGAERLSDFMIWQSVYSELYFTDVNWRNFRQRDYLRALRDYQERQRRFGQ, encoded by the coding sequence GTGGGCCTGTACGACCGCTACCTCGCGACCCGCGTCCGCATGAGTGACGCCGCCCTCCCCGACCGCGTCGCCCTCGTCATCACCGAGCGGGACCTGCTGACCGACGGTGCCTACACGACCGTCGAGCGGTTCCTCGACTGGGCAGTCCGGTACGGTGCGGAGACGATCGTCGTCTACGTGAGCGTCCTCGACGAAGAGGTCGTCCCGACGCTCCGACAGGAACTCTCGGCCATTCGCGCGCCGAAGACAGTCGCGGTGCGAGGACCGGACGACGAACGCCAAGCCGACGCACCGATCCAGATCTCGATCGGACTGGGCGGCCAATCGGAGTTCGCGACGGCGGTGGCAAAGCTCGCCGAAGACGTGGCCGACGGCGAACTGACACCGGCAGAGATCGACGAGGACGCCGTCGAGGAGCAGCTGGTCTTCCCGACCGACCCCGATCTCGTCATCAAGACCGGCGCCGAGCGCCTCTCGGATTTCATGATCTGGCAGTCGGTCTACTCCGAACTGTACTTCACCGACGTGAACTGGCGGAACTTCCGCCAGCGGGACTATCTGCGGGCACTCAGGGACTACCAGGAGCGACAGCGGCGGTTCGGCCAGTAA
- a CDS encoding DUF7577 domain-containing protein, translated as MSISTLELGFRLFVFLCVLVAVPGSFLLMFRVLDYAAKETLIEQFSGGQQPDTGQLNAYFEQAAVEAVTCRICGSANGTDYTYCHNCQERLQH; from the coding sequence GTGTCGATCTCCACGCTCGAACTGGGGTTCAGACTGTTCGTCTTCCTCTGCGTACTGGTCGCTGTCCCCGGCTCGTTCCTCCTCATGTTCCGAGTGTTGGATTACGCGGCCAAGGAGACGCTGATCGAGCAGTTCTCGGGCGGGCAACAGCCCGATACCGGCCAACTGAACGCCTACTTCGAGCAGGCGGCCGTCGAGGCGGTCACGTGCCGGATCTGTGGTTCCGCCAACGGCACTGACTACACCTACTGTCACAACTGTCAGGAGCGCTTGCAGCACTGA
- the lwrS gene encoding LWR-salt protein, with amino-acid sequence MRFRLDTSGGVATDPERFETTVFRRADPPGEPGWLFFRDNCWRGELADKSHFRGVVESELGVPVESVSFSELRIDEDAFAELKAAIAADLDPFNADSVSEVLSKYLGSSIRVA; translated from the coding sequence GTGCGGTTCCGCCTCGATACGTCCGGCGGCGTGGCGACCGATCCGGAGCGGTTCGAGACGACCGTCTTCCGGCGAGCCGACCCGCCGGGCGAGCCGGGCTGGCTGTTCTTCCGGGACAACTGCTGGCGCGGGGAACTGGCCGACAAGTCCCACTTCCGGGGCGTCGTCGAATCGGAACTGGGCGTCCCTGTCGAGTCCGTCTCGTTCAGCGAACTCCGGATCGACGAGGACGCCTTCGCAGAACTGAAGGCGGCCATCGCCGCCGATCTGGACCCGTTCAACGCGGACTCGGTCTCCGAAGTGCTCTCGAAGTATCTCGGAAGCTCGATCCGCGTAGCGTGA